From the genome of Chelmon rostratus isolate fCheRos1 chromosome 1, fCheRos1.pri, whole genome shotgun sequence, one region includes:
- the gch1 gene encoding GTP cyclohydrolase 1 translates to MEHSKQTQYTSNEKTDSGDSGSVLNGHFDGMVKRPAGGTGRAAAPQPPGAESGSHRPAASVMESWREERTRSVEDNEMSLPSLAAAYTTILRGLGEDPQRQGLLKTPWRAATAMQFFTKGYQEKIIDVLNDAIFDEDHDEMVIVKDIDMFSMCEHHLVPIFGRVHIGYLPNKRVLGLSKLARIVEIYSRRLQVQERLTKQIAVAITEALQPTGVGVVIEATHMCMVMRGVQKMNSKTVTSTMLGVFREDPKTRDEFLTLIRS, encoded by the exons atggAGCACTCCAAGCAGACACAGTACACCTCTAATGAGAAGACAGACAGCGGGGACAGCGGCTCCGTGCTCAACGGACACTTTGACGGGATGGTGAAGCGGCCAGCCGGCGGCACCGGGCGCGCCGCCGCTCCGCAGCCTCCGGGCGCCGAGTCCGGCTCGCACCGGCCCGCCGCCTCGGTgatggagagctggagggaggagCGCACCAGGAGCGTGGAGGACAACGAGATGAGCCTGCCGTCCCTGGCCGCAGCTTACACCACCATCCTGAGGGGGCTCGGGGAGGACCCGCAGCGGCAGGGGCTCCTCAAAACGCCCTGGAGGGCCGCCACCGCCATGCAGTTCTTCACCAAGGGCTACCAGGAGAAAATCATCG ACGTGCTGAACGACGCCATCTTTGACGAAGACCACGATGAGATGGTGATCGTCAAAGACATCGACATGTTCTCCATGTGTGAGCATCACCTGGTGCCCATCTTCGGCagg GTTCACATCGGTTACCTCCCCAACAAGAGAGTCCTGGGTCTCAGCAAGCTGGCCAG GATTGTTGAAATCTACAGCCGTCGACTACAAG TTCAGGAGAGGTTGACCAAACAAATCGCCGTGGCGATCACCGAGGCTCTGCAGCCCACCGGCGTCGGCGTGGTCATCGAGGCAAC TCACATGTGTATGGTGATGCGAGGAGTTCAGAAGATGAACAGTAAAACCGTCACCAGCACCATGTTGGGAGTTTTCAGGGAAGATCCAAAAACCCGCGACGAGTTTCTGACGCTGAtcaggagctga